Proteins found in one Nostoc sp. NIES-3756 genomic segment:
- the cbiT gene encoding precorrin-6Y C5,15-methyltransferase subunit CbiT, with product MPSELWPYATPGIPDELFEHLPGIPLTQREIRLLLISQLRLEPDSVLWDIGAGTGTIPIEVGLLCPKGRIIAVERDEEVANLIKRNCDRFDVKNVEIVEGSAPECLHEIKIMPHRVCIEGGRPIQDILQTVWQYLPSSGRVIATAANLESLYVISQSFSQLQARNIEVVQSAVNRLETRGFSQTFAAVDPIFILSGEKLD from the coding sequence ATGCCTTCCGAACTTTGGCCTTACGCTACCCCTGGTATTCCTGATGAATTATTTGAGCATTTACCAGGAATCCCTCTTACCCAGAGAGAAATTAGACTATTGTTAATTTCTCAATTGCGCTTAGAACCTGATTCAGTTTTGTGGGATATTGGGGCGGGAACTGGTACAATTCCTATCGAAGTGGGGCTACTATGTCCAAAAGGACGAATTATTGCTGTGGAGCGAGATGAGGAAGTAGCAAATTTAATCAAACGTAATTGCGATCGCTTCGATGTGAAAAATGTAGAAATTGTCGAAGGTAGCGCCCCAGAATGTTTACATGAGATCAAGATTATGCCTCACAGGGTTTGTATTGAAGGAGGACGACCCATTCAAGATATCTTGCAAACAGTGTGGCAGTATTTACCCTCCTCAGGCAGAGTCATTGCTACGGCTGCTAACCTTGAGAGCTTGTATGTTATTTCCCAGAGCTTTTCCCAATTACAAGCGAGAAATATTGAAGTCGTACAATCTGCGGTTAATCGCTTAGAAACAAGAGGATTTTCTCAAACCTTTGCCGCAGTTGATCCCATTTTTATCCTCAGTGGTGAGAAACTAGACTAG
- a CDS encoding phosphatidate cytidylyltransferase, with amino-acid sequence MPWSRIISGIVAIALALVAVLLGGWYFTILLAIVVYLGQQEYFELVHTRGILPAAKTTLFLSQVLLVTCTLDSNLVDAVMPIAGTFICFYLLFQPKMATIADVSASIMGLFYVGYLPSYWVRLRSIGSAAVSNLPFGGYWPGNWTDIFEEANFALLPQGFKITVLTFLCIWAADIGAYTIGKFFGKTRLSDISPKKTVEGAVFGISACLSVAIAGAYYLQLPQFLLTGTILGLLIGLASLLGDLTESMLKRDAGVKDSGQLIPGHGGILDRTDSYIFTAPLVYYFVTLVLPLFGH; translated from the coding sequence ATGCCTTGGTCTCGGATTATTAGTGGAATTGTTGCGATCGCCCTTGCTTTAGTTGCTGTCCTGTTGGGGGGTTGGTATTTTACCATCTTGTTGGCGATCGTTGTTTATTTAGGACAACAGGAATATTTTGAGTTAGTACACACCAGAGGTATTTTGCCAGCCGCGAAAACTACCTTATTCCTCAGTCAAGTTTTACTTGTCACTTGTACTTTGGATAGTAATTTAGTTGATGCTGTCATGCCTATTGCTGGTACTTTTATTTGTTTTTACTTATTATTCCAGCCCAAAATGGCAACCATTGCTGATGTTTCGGCATCAATTATGGGCTTATTTTATGTCGGTTACTTGCCAAGTTATTGGGTGCGGTTACGGTCAATTGGTAGCGCCGCAGTCAGTAATTTACCCTTTGGTGGTTATTGGCCAGGAAATTGGACAGATATTTTTGAGGAAGCAAATTTTGCCTTACTGCCACAAGGGTTTAAAATCACAGTGCTGACTTTCTTGTGCATTTGGGCAGCAGATATTGGTGCATATACCATCGGAAAATTCTTCGGCAAAACTCGTTTGTCAGATATCAGCCCCAAGAAAACAGTTGAAGGCGCAGTCTTTGGAATTAGTGCTTGTTTAAGCGTAGCCATTGCTGGTGCTTACTATCTTCAATTACCCCAATTTCTTTTAACTGGCACAATCTTAGGTTTACTAATAGGCTTGGCCAGTCTTTTGGGCGACCTCACTGAGTCAATGCTGAAGCGTGACGCTGGCGTTAAAGACTCTGGACAATTGATCCCAGGTCATGGCGGCATCTTAGACCGCACCGATAGCTATATCTTCACAGCACCCTTAGTTTACTATTTCGTCACGCTGGTTTTGCCTTTATTTGGTCATTAG
- a CDS encoding helix-turn-helix domain-containing protein, whose protein sequence is MKWLKRKQDDQPQLSLEQQRAEKLAELGAQLWTSRQEKGLSLEEMVAMTKIPKRLLQAIEEGNINDLPEPIYIQGLIRQFADALGFNGVEFSSQFPVVSVQKKLQPVGETKSIRLLRPFHLYLLYIFVIICSISSLSQLLNNAALKADNESTPSIEQETVVDSQQKPIKSEPVSDLTKDKNNQFVQVGVTLKASSWIRVVADGKTQFEGTLPEGTHRVWKAQEQLTVKTTNAGGVLMSVNQQAAKEMGELGKEEEIKIAAKPQL, encoded by the coding sequence ATGAAATGGCTAAAAAGAAAGCAGGATGATCAACCACAACTTTCGCTAGAACAACAAAGAGCAGAAAAGCTAGCGGAATTAGGCGCTCAGTTGTGGACTTCCCGACAAGAAAAGGGATTGTCCCTAGAAGAAATGGTCGCCATGACTAAAATTCCCAAGCGGCTGTTGCAAGCAATTGAAGAAGGCAATATTAATGATTTGCCAGAACCAATTTATATACAAGGTTTAATTAGACAATTTGCTGATGCACTCGGCTTTAATGGTGTGGAATTTTCCAGCCAATTTCCGGTTGTTTCTGTGCAAAAAAAGCTTCAACCTGTAGGGGAAACTAAATCAATTAGGCTATTACGTCCTTTTCATCTTTACTTACTTTATATATTTGTCATTATCTGCTCTATCAGCAGTTTGTCTCAGTTATTGAATAATGCAGCTTTGAAAGCAGATAACGAGAGTACACCATCTATAGAGCAAGAAACTGTAGTTGATTCGCAACAAAAACCAATCAAAAGTGAACCTGTAAGCGATCTCACCAAAGATAAGAATAATCAATTTGTACAAGTTGGTGTCACCCTCAAAGCCTCATCCTGGATTCGGGTAGTAGCTGACGGTAAAACTCAATTCGAGGGGACATTACCGGAAGGAACTCATCGAGTTTGGAAAGCTCAAGAACAACTGACAGTGAAAACTACCAATGCTGGCGGTGTACTGATGAGTGTCAATCAGCAAGCAGCCAAAGAAATGGGAGAACTGGGTAAAGAGGAAGAAATTAAGATTGCAGCTAAACCTCAATTGTGA
- a CDS encoding LmeA family phospholipid-binding protein, which translates to MPENNPPKKGLNKIRIVTNVLTTALKLWLRSQVSQVSDLEVEIKASDRQLLSGSIPWVSIFANHAIYQDLHLTQIKLAAENIQVNIGQVLKGKPLQLMHVVPVVGELIIDEMDLNSSLSSELLSTALNDLLDLLLPEYGTKSKPIVWQKLILGHQQVELNAILASASEPIPLDISLHLDLLSGNELQLSQIRVQENQVTLIEINDPQKVDLGSDVDIQELKLIPGQLVCRGQANVNP; encoded by the coding sequence ATGCCAGAGAATAACCCCCCAAAAAAAGGCTTAAACAAAATCCGTATCGTTACGAACGTCTTAACCACAGCGTTAAAACTGTGGTTGCGATCGCAAGTTAGTCAAGTCTCGGATTTGGAAGTGGAAATTAAAGCTAGCGATCGTCAACTTCTTTCCGGCTCCATTCCTTGGGTTTCCATCTTTGCCAATCATGCCATCTACCAGGATCTCCATCTTACACAAATTAAACTTGCAGCAGAGAATATTCAAGTCAACATAGGCCAAGTACTTAAAGGTAAACCACTGCAATTAATGCACGTAGTCCCAGTAGTTGGGGAGTTGATCATAGACGAGATGGATTTGAATAGTTCCCTCTCATCTGAACTATTATCGACTGCTTTAAATGACTTACTGGATCTTCTTTTACCAGAATACGGCACAAAATCCAAGCCTATTGTTTGGCAGAAGCTTATTCTCGGTCATCAACAAGTAGAATTAAATGCCATCCTAGCATCTGCCAGCGAACCAATACCTTTAGACATTAGCCTGCACTTAGACTTGCTTAGTGGGAATGAATTGCAATTATCGCAAATTCGAGTTCAAGAAAACCAAGTTACTCTCATAGAAATCAACGATCCCCAAAAAGTGGATCTAGGTTCAGATGTCGATATCCAAGAACTGAAACTGATCCCCGGACAATTAGTTTGTCGTGGACAGGCTAATGTGAATCCGTGA
- a CDS encoding pseudouridine synthase, whose protein sequence is MEARLQKVLSQWGIASRREAEEMIRRSRVHINGALAQLGQKVDPERDIITVDGKSVSAQAHPHLTYLLLNKPTGVVSTCYDPQGRKTVLDLLPEKLRKGLGLHPVGRLDADSTGALILTNDGDLTYKLTHPSHNIPKTYQVLVKGHPSQAVLEMWRRGVVLDGRKTRPAKVTLLETLADKSRLEIILQEGRNRQIRRVAEQLGHPVVKLHRIAIGSIQLQNSKQPPLSQGNYRLLRDEEIRTLQEQVKHIPSKDGGEMREMREMRE, encoded by the coding sequence ATGGAGGCTAGGTTACAAAAAGTTCTATCACAATGGGGGATCGCCTCTCGACGGGAGGCGGAAGAAATGATCAGGCGATCGCGCGTACATATCAATGGGGCATTAGCTCAACTTGGTCAAAAAGTTGACCCTGAAAGAGATATAATTACAGTTGATGGTAAGTCAGTATCTGCTCAAGCGCATCCCCATCTAACATACCTATTATTAAACAAACCCACCGGAGTAGTGTCTACTTGCTACGACCCCCAAGGTAGGAAAACAGTGTTAGATTTATTGCCAGAAAAATTACGTAAGGGATTGGGTCTTCACCCAGTTGGTCGGCTGGACGCAGATTCTACAGGAGCATTGATACTGACGAACGACGGAGATTTGACCTATAAGCTGACTCATCCAAGTCATAATATCCCCAAAACTTATCAAGTATTAGTTAAAGGACATCCTTCCCAAGCAGTGTTAGAAATGTGGCGGCGGGGTGTGGTTTTAGATGGGAGAAAAACCCGTCCAGCCAAAGTTACCTTGTTAGAAACTCTGGCTGACAAAAGTCGTTTAGAAATAATTTTGCAGGAGGGACGTAACCGCCAAATTCGCCGTGTAGCCGAACAATTGGGACATCCAGTAGTGAAATTACATCGGATTGCGATCGGTTCTATTCAATTACAAAACTCAAAACAACCCCCACTGAGTCAAGGAAACTATCGTCTGCTCCGAGATGAAGAAATCCGCACCTTGCAAGAGCAAGTAAAGCATATACCGAGTAAAGACGGTGGGGAGATGAGGGAGATGAGGGAGATGAGGGAGTAG